The genomic region ATCCGGCCCGAACATGGCAAGAATCTCCGCCCACGCGTCCTCCAGAAACGCGTCGTCTACCCCCTGCGCCGCCTCCGCCAGGGTGGCGAGCACCACGCGCATCGCCCGCTCCACGTCATCACGTGCGGTGCGGGCGGTCTCCACCGTGGCGTACACGCACCGGTAGCCGCGCTCGTTCAGCACGTCGGCCAGCGCCAGCAACGCCGACGTCTTGCCGGTCTGCCGCGGCGCGTGCAGCACGAAGTACCGCTCGTCTCGCACCAGCCCAAGGACCTCGTCAAGGTCGATGCGCTCCAGCGGCGGAATGCAATAGTGCTTGTCGGGCTTGACGGGACCGGCGGTATTGAACGAACGCATGGTTGCGACCCTCGTTGACGACGCCGGGGGGTTTGGGGTTGGCCCGGCGTCTTTGGTCGAGTGTAGCATGCTACGCCGTCGAACGACGCGATCAGCCGCCAAGATGCCCCGCCACCGATGGACCGCTGCGGGGCGGCGGCGGGCCGCCTGATCGTGTTCGACCGCACGCCGGAGCGAACCTGGGCGGAAAAGATCTTCCGCCGCGCGCCGGCGGAAGCCGACGCACCTGTCACGGTCTGGGGGATGTAGCGCCAGCAGCCCGTGGCGAAACACCGGCTGCATTGAATGCGGGCGTCGTAGACTAGAAATGCGCCGCATTTGCGAAGCATTTGCGCCGCAAACACTGTACATCGGGGGTCTGGCTTGGTACACTGGCTCAGATGATCGACCCGGCAGGCCGCCTCGCCCTGCTCCTGGCCGAAGGGGAAGGGCAGCGCCTCGAATTCAGACAGTCACTGTCCCGGCTCGACCGTGAGATCGTTGCATTCGCGAACTCCTCGGGCGGCACGGTTCTGCTCGGCGTCGACGATGCCGGCGAGGTGGTCGGCGTTGACACCTCCAACCGCGTGCGCAGCGAGATACAGGCCATCGCCCGCAACTGCGATCCCTCGGTTCAGGTCGAGGTAGCCAACCTGGGCCCCGGCGTGCTGGAGGTGGTGGTGGCCGAGGGGGTACAGAAACCGTATCGCTGCAAGGAAGGCTTCTACCTGAGGCAGGGCGCGACGACGCAGAAGCTCAGCACCGCCGAGATACGGCGACTCGTGCTTCAGGCCGGCGACTACCACTTCGACGAAAGCGTCAACCGGCACTTTCGCTACCCGCGGGACTTCGACCGGAACCGCTATCGCGCCTACCTGCAGGCCGCGGGAATCCGCATCGAGGCGCGTCCGGAAGACCTGCTCGCAAGTCTCGACGCGGCGGTGCCGGCCGCGGAGGGCATCTCTTTCCGGCAAGGCGGCGTCCTGTTCTTCGCTCGCGACCCACAACGCTACGTGAAGGAGAGCCACGTAAGCTGCGTGCGCTTCGCGGGAACGGAGCGGCTCGACGTGCTCGATCGGCAGGAGATCACCGGCAGCCCTCCCGAGCTCATCGAGGGTGCGATTGCCTTCACGACCAGGAACATTCGCACCGCGTACCTCGTGGACGCTCGCCCGCAACGCCGCGACGTGTACGAGTACCCGCCGGTCGCCATCCGGGAGGCGATCACCAACGCGGTCATGCATCGCGACTACCACTACGATGCCGCGCACGTCTTTGTCAGCATCTTCGCGGACCGGCTGGAAGTCGAGAACCCCGGCGGCCTGTTCAGCGGACTGTCGCTGGCAGACTTGGGCAAGCGCAGTGTGCGTCGCAACCGCCTGGTGGCCGATCTCCTGTTCCGCGCCCGCTACGTGGAACGCGTCGGCAGTGGCATCCCGCGGATCAGGCAGGCGCTGGAGGAGAACGGCAACCCCCCGATGGAGATCTCGGCATCCAACTTTTTCGTGGTCACCTTCCGGCCGCGGCTGGACACCGAGTCGCTTCTATCGGGCCGTCAGAGCCGGCTATATCAGTTCGTCGCCGGACGCACGCGCACCACCAAGGAAGAGGCGGCGACCTTCCTGGCCGTCAGCGGCGATACGGCGCTGCGCGAACTCCGGGTGCTGCGGGATGCCGGGCTCGTGGAGCGCGGCGGCATTGGCAGAGCGGCCTTCTACCACGCCAACGCCAGGAAGACACTGAACAACTGAACTGGTCAACACAGGCGACGTGGCGCAACTCGGCTGCGCGGCTTTCAGGTCGCCAGACCGTCGCGGGTCGTACGATCCCACGCCGATTCGTCGCCGGCAGCGTCCCACTCCGCCCACGCGGCGGCGTAGTCATCTGCCAGGTCCACCGCCCGCAGCAGGTCGACGGCCCGCTGCACCGCCGCCGAACGCGACTTCACGCGTCGCGTACGCACGTACTCGTCGAGCAGCTCCACGTCCCGCTCCGGCAGGCTGATACTCAGTTTCATACCAGCATGCTACCTCCATTGCTACTTTCGGATTCCCGGCGGACCCGCGGCTGTTCCGGCGCCTGTTCCGGGTGCGCGGATGCGGGGTACAAAGGACGGCATGTCTGTCAGGAAGCAGGAGCTTGAGGCGGGGTCGATCGATCTTTCCGGCAGGGTAGCATTGGTTACCGGCGGTGGGCGAAGCATTGGCGCCACCATCTGCCTGGTACTGGCGCGGGCCGGGGCCGACGTGGCGGTCAACTACCACACGAGCGGGGAAGAAGCCCGCAACATCTGCGCCAGGATCGAAGCCATGGGCAGGCGCGCGGTTGCCATCCGGGCGGACGTGGCGGATGGCGCGCAGTGCGAGGAGTTGGTGCGGGAGGCGGAGGCGGCGTTCGGCGCGGTGGACATCCTGGTGAGCAACAGCGGCACCGGCCAGCCGCACAAGATCGTCGACACGACCTGCGCAGAGTGGGACCGGGTGATGAACGTCAACGCGCGCGCCACCTTCGTGCTGGCCCGCACGCTGCTGCCCGGCATGATGGCGCGCAGGTTCGGGCGCTTCGTGACGATCTCCTCCAACATCGCGGTGTACGGAACCGGAGGAGGATCGTTCGCCACCTACGCCGCCTCCAAGGCGGCCCTGATCGCCATGACCAAGGGCATCGCCCACGAGGGCGCGCCCTACGTCACGGCCAACGCCATCCTGCCCTGCATGATACGCAAGTACCGCGACGTGGAAGAGGAGCGCAGCGAGCCGATCCGGATCGACGAGAACCAGGACCTGCGCTGGCTCGGCATTCCGATCCTCGCCAGGCGCCGCGGGGAACCGGAAGACGTCGCCCACGCGGTGGCCTTCTTCGCCTCGGATGCCGCCGAGTACGTCACCGGGCAGTCGCTGCACGTCAGCGGCGGGCTGTTCATGCCGTAACAGGAGTGAGGTTGTCGGGCGCCCGGCAACTTCATATGGTGGTATCGAGGCGAACTTCCGGGTGCGGAGCCGATCATGAATTCGTTCCGGGACAACCGATTGCGTGACTACGAGATGCCGATGGGCACGACGTGGCCGCTCACCGACATCGCCGAGTACAAGGGCAAGCAGGAGCTGTATTCCCGCCAGTCGCCGCAGGTTCTCAAGGCGCTCCGAGACTCCGCCACGATTCAGAGCGTGGAGTCGTCCAATCGGATCGAGGGCGTGACCGTCGCTCACGATCGCCTGCACGCGCTCGTGCTCGGCAGGGCTGCTCCGCGCGACCGGCCCGAACAGGAGGTGCACGGCTACCGTCGCGCACTGGACGAGGTTCACGCCGGCAAGACCGCTTCCCTCGGCGTGACACCGGATACGCTGCTGCATCTGCATGCTCTGTGCCAGTCGGCGAGCGGCGACGCCGGGCAGTTCAAACGCGTCGACAACGACATCGTCGAACTGCGCCGCGGGCAGGCACCGGTGGTCCGGTTCCGCTGCGTGCCGGCGGCCGATACGCCTGCGGCCGTCGAGGAACTCTGCGACCGCTACCGTTACGCGCTCGACCAGGACAATATCCCGCCGCTGATCGCCATTGCCGCGCTGGTCCTGGACTTCCTCTGCATCCACCCGTTTCGTGACGGCAACGGGCGCGTGTCGCGGCTGCTCACGCTGCTTGCGCTCAGGCAGCACGGCTACGAGGTCGGCCGCTACCTCAGCCTCGAACGCCTGGTCGAGGAATCACGGGACGCCTACTACGACTCTCTGTACCGCAGTTCGCAACGCTGGCACGACGGCAAGCACGAAATCACCCCCTGGTTCAACTTCCTGTTTGCGGTCATTCGCCGCGGTTACGTCGAGTTGGAAGAGCGCGTGCAGCAGGTCAAAGCGCCGCGTGGCGGCAAGTCGGCGCTCGTGCTCGCCGCGATACGCGCTCAGCAGGGCGAATTCCGGCTGAGCGACCTTGAACGCGAATGTCCCGGTGTCGGACGCGACTGGATCCGCAGGATTCTGGCCGACCTGAAGAAGTCCGGCGATGTCACCTGCCGCGGTCGCGGGCCGGGGGCCCGTTGGCGGGCGGTCACGAAGAATGAGGGTAGCAGCGCTTGAGAGAGGGTAGTAAAGAGGGTATCAACTGACCAAGTTGCGGATCTGCTCCCAGGGTACTACCTGGTCCGGGTCGCGGCTGGCCACGGTGATCGGGCGCATGCGGTAGTGATCGTAGATGGTTGCGTAGCCGCGCCGCTCGTCTTCGCTGCGCGCGGCGGCTGCCTCGGGGACGATGTAGCGGAGGTCGACGCTCCAGCGCATCTCGTTGGTGGTGTTCATCATGCTGGCGTGGCAGGTGAGGTTGCTGAACGCCAGCAGATCGCCGCGCCGCATCGGCAGCACGACCGGCTTGGCGCGCTGTTCCACGTCCTCGAACATGCGCACGACCCGCTGGTCGTCCCGCGCGCCGCCGAGCAGCCCCCACCGGTGGCTGCCGGCCAGCAAGTGCATGCAGCCGTTGCGCTCGTCCACGTCGACCAGCGGAATCCACACCGAGATCACGTGCAGGTGCCGGGTCGGGTTGCCGTAGTACTGGGTGTCCTGGTGCCAGGGAAACGCGGTCTCCCCGGTCTCCGGCAGCTTCAGGCGCACCGCGAAGCTTCCGGTCCAGGCGACTTCCCGCCCCAGGAGCGCGGTCATCAGGTCCAGCAGCGCGGGATGGCGTACGAAGTCGTACAGCACCGGCGTGACCGCCGCCCGCGTTCGCAGCTCCCAGATCTTCACCTGCTCCCCCGCTTCCTCGCACAGCAGCACCAGGCGCCGGTTGAACGGCTCATCCTCATGGCGCGAGCCGACCTTGCCCTCCCGGTGGAACCGGTCGGCGAGCCGGTCGACCTCGGCGTCGATGGCGGCGCGCACCGGCTGCAGGGCCGCGTCGTCGAACACGTCCGGCAGCAGCAGGTAGCCGTCGTTGCGATACGCTT from Spirochaetaceae bacterium harbors:
- a CDS encoding SDR family oxidoreductase; this translates as MSVRKQELEAGSIDLSGRVALVTGGGRSIGATICLVLARAGADVAVNYHTSGEEARNICARIEAMGRRAVAIRADVADGAQCEELVREAEAAFGAVDILVSNSGTGQPHKIVDTTCAEWDRVMNVNARATFVLARTLLPGMMARRFGRFVTISSNIAVYGTGGGSFATYAASKAALIAMTKGIAHEGAPYVTANAILPCMIRKYRDVEEERSEPIRIDENQDLRWLGIPILARRRGEPEDVAHAVAFFASDAAEYVTGQSLHVSGGLFMP
- a CDS encoding Fic family protein is translated as MGTTWPLTDIAEYKGKQELYSRQSPQVLKALRDSATIQSVESSNRIEGVTVAHDRLHALVLGRAAPRDRPEQEVHGYRRALDEVHAGKTASLGVTPDTLLHLHALCQSASGDAGQFKRVDNDIVELRRGQAPVVRFRCVPAADTPAAVEELCDRYRYALDQDNIPPLIAIAALVLDFLCIHPFRDGNGRVSRLLTLLALRQHGYEVGRYLSLERLVEESRDAYYDSLYRSSQRWHDGKHEITPWFNFLFAVIRRGYVELEERVQQVKAPRGGKSALVLAAIRAQQGEFRLSDLERECPGVGRDWIRRILADLKKSGDVTCRGRGPGARWRAVTKNEGSSA
- a CDS encoding ribbon-helix-helix domain-containing protein: MKLSISLPERDVELLDEYVRTRRVKSRSAAVQRAVDLLRAVDLADDYAAAWAEWDAAGDESAWDRTTRDGLAT
- a CDS encoding phytanoyl-CoA dioxygenase family protein, whose translation is MSALIDTVTGAWQIRAMPATLIDQAHAEAYRNDGYLLLPDVFDDAALQPVRAAIDAEVDRLADRFHREGKVGSRHEDEPFNRRLVLLCEEAGEQVKIWELRTRAAVTPVLYDFVRHPALLDLMTALLGREVAWTGSFAVRLKLPETGETAFPWHQDTQYYGNPTRHLHVISVWIPLVDVDERNGCMHLLAGSHRWGLLGGARDDQRVVRMFEDVEQRAKPVVLPMRRGDLLAFSNLTCHASMMNTTNEMRWSVDLRYIVPEAAAARSEDERRGYATIYDHYRMRPITVASRDPDQVVPWEQIRNLVS
- a CDS encoding putative DNA binding domain-containing protein, which encodes MIDPAGRLALLLAEGEGQRLEFRQSLSRLDREIVAFANSSGGTVLLGVDDAGEVVGVDTSNRVRSEIQAIARNCDPSVQVEVANLGPGVLEVVVAEGVQKPYRCKEGFYLRQGATTQKLSTAEIRRLVLQAGDYHFDESVNRHFRYPRDFDRNRYRAYLQAAGIRIEARPEDLLASLDAAVPAAEGISFRQGGVLFFARDPQRYVKESHVSCVRFAGTERLDVLDRQEITGSPPELIEGAIAFTTRNIRTAYLVDARPQRRDVYEYPPVAIREAITNAVMHRDYHYDAAHVFVSIFADRLEVENPGGLFSGLSLADLGKRSVRRNRLVADLLFRARYVERVGSGIPRIRQALEENGNPPMEISASNFFVVTFRPRLDTESLLSGRQSRLYQFVAGRTRTTKEEAATFLAVSGDTALRELRVLRDAGLVERGGIGRAAFYHANARKTLNN